GGACATCGAGGCCAGTGCGGCCTGGTCCGGCTCTTTACCGACGCCGGTGCTTTCCGAGCTCATGCCCGTGCCCCAATCCACAATGCCAACGCGATGGCCGCGACCATCCCGATGATCCACGCCGCCATGCCCTCGGGTGCGGGTCCGAACCCGCCGAGGCCGTAGCCACCCGGCGACCGCTCCTCGGTGACGTTCTTGACGTAGCCGATGATGTCCTTCTTGGCCTCGAAGGAAAGCTGGCGGTCGTCGAACTTCGGCATGTTCTGCGGGCCGGTCAGCATCGCGGTCAGGATCTGCTGCTCGTTGGCCTCACCCAGGTCGGGCGCGAACTTGCCCGACGACAGCGCGCCGCCCTTACCGGTGAAGTTGTGGCACGAGGCGCAGTTGAGGCGGAACAGATCGCCACCGCGGCCCAGGTCGTCGCCGCGCAACGAGCGCATCGCGATGCTGCCGTCGGGGTTGCGCACCACAGTAGGGCCGCCACCGTTGGCCTGGACGTAGGCCCCGATCGCGTCGATCTGGGCCTCGTCGAAGATCGGCGCTTTACGCGGGGCCTGGGCCTCGCCGCGCATGGCCGGCATGCGGCCGCTGGACACCTGGAAGTACACCGCCGCTTCGCCGACGCCGATCAGGCTGGGTCCGTGGTCCGGCACGCCCTGCAGGTTGGCGCCGTGGCAGGACACACAGGACGTGTCGAACAGCTGCTTGCCGTTGCGCAGCAGCGCCGAGTTCGATTCGTCGGCGACCGCGACCTGGGGGGTGGGGGTCAGCACCGCAGCCAGCCCGCCGGAGATGGTCAGCGCGATCATCAGCAGCAGCCCGCCGGACAGCCGACGGCGAAGGCGCCGCCTGCTCTGCTCTTGCAGCGCTTTTTTGCGAGGCTGACTCTGCGGCTTACGGCCGCGGGATCGGGTGAATCCCAGTTTCTTCAACCGAGCACTCCTGTTCATTCCTCTTTGAAAGCGCCGGCCTTCAGCGGATGAAATAGATCACGGTGAACAGCGCGATCCACACGATGTCGACGAAATGCCAGTAGTAGGAGACGACGATGCTGGCCGTCGCCTGCGCGGGGGTGAACTTAGTCATCCCGGTTCGGGCCAGCAGGAATATGAAGGCGATGAGCCCGCCGGTCACGTGCAGGCCGTGGAAGCCGGTGGCCAGATAGAACACGCTGCCGTAGGCGCTGCCGTGGATGGTCGTCCCGTGGGTGGCCAGGTGGAAGTACTCGTAGGCCTGCCCGAGGACGAAGAACAGTCCCATCAGGAAGGTGACCACGTACCACCGGCGCAGGCCGAAGACGTCGCCGCGCTCGGCGGCGAACACGCCCATCTGGCAGGTGAACGACGACGCGATCAAGACCAAAGTCACCGGCACGGCTTGGTACAGATTCAGCTCGGTGGGCGGCGGCGGCCAGTTCCCGCCGGCCTGCGCCCGCGCCGTGAAATAGAACGCGAACAGGCCGGCAAAGAACATCAGCTCGCTGGACAGCCACACGATGGTGCCGACACTGACCATGTTGGGCCGATTCAGCGAATGAACCCGCGACGTGATCGCGGTCCCCGAGGTCCCTACAGCACTCGTCACATCCGCAAGTATGACGCTTTGTAGTTGTTGAACTCTACCCGGGGCGGAAATTCGCCTCCGCGCGTCGCTTTTGTGGAACTTTTCCGGGACTGGAAACGACGGTTAGGTGTCGGTTGGTCCACGTGGGACCATCGGCGCGTGGCTCTCTCACCTGAGGCTCCCTCGCCCCGCGCGTTTTCCGCGTCGGCTCCCGGGGCCACACCGACCTGGCCGCAGCTGCTGGGCCGGTTGACCGACGGGCAGAACCTGGCCCGCGGTCAGGCCGCGTGGGCGATGGACCAGATCATGACCGGCAATGCGCGCCCGGCCCAGATCGCCGCCTTCGCGGTCGCGATGAAGATGAAGGTGCCCACCGCCGCCGAAGTCAGCGAGCTGGCCGAGGTGATGCTCAGCCACGCGCGCCGCATCCCGGCCGAAGCGATCCGCGGCGACGCCGTCGACATCGTCGGTACCGGCGGTGACGGCGTCAACACCGTCAACCTGTCCACGATGGCCGCGATCGTGGTCGCCGCCGCCGGGGTACCGGTGGTCAAACACGGCAACCGCGCGGCGTCGTCGCTGTCCGGTGGCGCCGACACGCTCGAGGCCCTCGGCGTGCGCATCGATCTGGGGCCCGATCAGGTTGCGCGCAGTCTCGCCGAGGTCGGGATCGGGTTCTGCTTCGCGCCCACGTTCCATCCGTCTTACCGGCACGCGTCGGCGGTGCGCCGCGAGATCGGGATACCGACGGTCTTCAATCTCCTTGGGCCGCTTACCAACCCGGCGTTGCCGCGGGCCGGGCTGATCGGCTGCGCGTTCGCCAACCTCGCCGAGGTGATGGCCGGGGTGTTCGCCGCGCGCCGCGCCAGCGTGCTGGTCGTGCACGGCGACGACGGCCTGGACGAACTGACCACGACCACCACCAGCACGATCTGGCGCGTGCAGGCGGGCACGGTGGACAAGTTGACGTTCGATCCCGCGGGATTCGGGTTCGCTCGCGCGGATCTCGACCAGCTGCTGGGCGGTGACGCGAACGCCAACGCCGAGGAGGTGCGCGCCGTGCTGGGCGGTGCCACTGGCGCGGTCCGCGACGCCGTCGTGCTCAACGCCGCGGGCGCGATCGTCGCGCATGCGGGCCTATCCAGCCGCGCCGAATGGTTGCCGGCGTGGGAGGACGGGCTGCAGCGGGCCGGCGCGGCCATCGACTCCGGGGCCGCCGAACAGCTGCTGGCGCGTTGGGTGCGGTTCAGCCAGCAGGCCTGAGTCCGGCCCTCGCGCCGCTTGTTCGCCCGCCAGCCGCGCCGAGCGCGCCGCCGCGGCCCACCCCGCCCAGGCGCCGGCCGAGTGCAGCGGCGAGGCCCAGCCGATGTCGCCGGCGACCCGCACGACGCGCACTCCCGGGGTGACCAGCCAGCGCGCGATCAGCGCCGTCTCCTCGACCAGCGCACCGCCCAGCGGGGCCGCAGCCGTCAGAATCGCTTGTGCCCCAGCCACAATGGCGTCGATCACCGGCATCGGTGGCACGCCGCGGCGGGCGGTGCCGGCCGCGGCGAGCTGGCCGTAGCGGATGACGGCGAGGTGATAGCCCCCACTGCCGTCCGGGGCGGCGGCGATCAGCTCGGGCAGCGCGGCCAGCGCCCGCAACCGCTGGCCCCGCCACAGCACCTCGACGGCGGTGGCCGTGCGGTCGCGCAGTCGCGCCGCGCTCTCGAAATGGCGATGCTCGGCCAGCGCGCCGACCTGGTCGACGGCCGCCCCGAAGGCGCAGTTGTCCGCGCCGTCGATCAGGGCCGCGGCGCGCTGCGTGGCCGCGGCGTACTGCGTGGCGCTCAGGTCGCGCGCGGCCGGACAGGGCGACACTTCGACCTCGGGGCAGGCCGGTCCGTGGCGAGCCGAACGGCCGAGTCGCGTTGTGCAGGTGCGGATTCCGGTGAACCGCGCCAGCAGCAGCGCGGTGTCGGCGGCGTCGGTGCGGGACCGAAACGGCCCGATGGCGCGATCGTGTCGCGGGGCCCGCACCACCGACAGCCGCGGGAACGCCTCGTCGCTCAGGGCCACCCACCACCACCGCTGCGGGAACCGCGAGCGGCGGTTGTACGGCGGCGCGTGTGCGGCCAGCATCCGCAGCTCCCGAACCCCGGCCTCCAGGGCGTGTGCGCACTCGACGTGGTCGACGGAGCCGGCCAGCGTCACCATCTCCTTGATCCGGCCGCGGGGGTCGGCACCGGTGAAGTACTGGCCGACCCGGCGGCGCAGGTCGACGGCGGTGCCGACGTAGAGCACCTCGCCCGACGGGCCGCGGAACAGGTACACCCCGGGCCGGTGCGGCAGGTGATCGGCGAGCACGCGCTTGCGGCGCTGGGTCGGTGTCACGTCGGGCAGATACGCGCGCAGGTCGGCGTAGGTGTGCACGCCCTGGTTGCCGACCCGCTCGATCAGCGCGTGCAGCACGTCGACGGTGGCGCGGGCGTCGTCCAGCGCCCGGTGGGTGGGCTGGGTGGCCCCCCCGACCCGGTGGGCGAACAGCCGCGCCAGGGCGGCCAGTCGCACGCTGGGCGCCTCCTCGCGACTCAGCACGCGGCGCGCCAGCCGCACCGTGCACAGCACTTGCGGTCGGGGCCAACGGATTTCGCAGTGTTCGGCGGCTGCCCGCAGAAACCCGACGTCGAACCCCGCGTTGTGGGCGACCAGCACCGCCGCCTGGTCCAAGCCGGCGAACTCCAAAAACATCGGCAGCACGGCGTCGATGGTCGGGGCATCGCACACCATCGCCGTCGTGATGCCGGTGAGCGCGACGATCTGGGGCGGGATGCTGCGCTGCGGGTCCACCAGGGTGCCGAACTCGCCGAGCACGACGCCGCCGCGGACCTTGACCGCCCCGATCTCGGTGATGGCGTCGGCAGCCGCCCCGTCTTTTGGGCGGCTGCGTCCGCCAGTCGTCTCCAGGTCGACGACGACGAAGGTGGTCTCGCGCAACGGGGTGTCGTCGGAAGGCGTCCAGCCCGGGTCCCCGCGCGATTTCCGGTCTGTTTCCAAGTCGGCAAAACTCAGTTGAGTCCCACCAGTCACACCCATGGGCGTGACGTTAAGCATCGGGACCGACACCGGCGGCGTTCCCACGCCGGGGTCGCGGGCGCCAAAAGATGTCGGTGCCCGCGGTTAGCGTTCGGGTCGAGCACGACAAGCCGGATGAGAGGACCGATTCCGATGGCCCACAGCAGCCCAACCAGCAGCCCAACCGACAGCAAAGGTGTCGCCGCCTCAGGACCGGGTGCGCCGGTGGTGATCGACTGCGACGACTGCGCGGCGCGCGGCCCGGGATGCCGGGATTGCGTGGTCAGCGTGCTACTCGGGGTACCGGATACTTTGTTGGCGGACGAGCGGGCCGCGCTCGAGGTGCTCGCGGAGGTGGGGATGGCACCGCGGTTGCGTTTGGTGCCCATTCATCGAAACCGCGGGTCCGGTGTCGCGTAATGGCCCTGGGTGCCAAAACCCCTGGCCGCCCCACCCGCCCCGTCTCGTTCACATAGTTATGACAGAAATCTTTCCATTTTCTTAACGATCTTGTTTGGACAAACGCCTTTATCGTTTCGTAACCTGTCTGAGACCTAAACCCAGCTCGACCTCGAATGTCGATGGCAGTTTAAGGAAGCAATACTTTGAGTTTCGGCTCCGTGCATTTGATCTCGAGTGTCATCACGCGGTCAGTCATCGGGACGCTGGCAGGCCTGATGGTCTTATCGGGTGTCTGTGCCGCCAATGTTTCGGCCGATCCGGCCGACGACGCCCTGGCAAAGCTGACCGAACTATCGCGGCAGGCGGAGCAGACCACCGAGGCCATGCACAGCGCGCAGCTCGACCTCAACGAGAAGGTCGCCGCCCAGCAGGCCGCGGACAAGAAGCACTCCGATGACCAGGCCGCGGTCGATGGGGCGCGGGCCCGGCTGGCCAGCTTCCAGAGCGCCGTCAACAAGCTGGCCGCCGCGACCTACATGGGTGGCCGCGTCGACGGCATGGAGGCGATGCTGACCGCCCAATCGCCGCAGGGGCTGATCGACAAGTTGGCCGTCCAGCGCGTGATGGCGACCCAAATGTCAACGCAGATGGCGAGTTTCCGCCTTGCGGGTGAGCAGGCCGCCAGGGCCGAGCAGGCTTCGGCCAAGTCCGCCGCCGACGCCAAGAGCGCGGCCGAGCAGGCCGCCGCGGTGCGAGCCAGCCTGCAGTCCAAGCAGAGCCAGCTGCAGGTACAGATCGCCGTCGTGAAGTCGCAGTACGTATCTCTGACACCACAGCAGCGCACCGCGCTGGCCGACCCCGGGCAGCTGCCCGCCGCGGCTCCGGCTCCCGGCGCACCCGAGCCGGACGCGTTGCCGCCCGGTGCCCCGCCGGCACCCGGCGCGTTCCCACCGGGTGACGCGCCGCCTCCGGGTGGAATGCTGCCCGGCATGCCGATGCCGGGAATGGCCCCGGGCGGCCCCGGCGGTGACCGCGCCAGCGTCGTTCAGGCCGCCCTGACCCAGGTCGGAACGCCGTACTCGTGGGGTGGTGCCGCACCCGGTGGATTCGACTGCTCCGGATTGGTGATGTGGGCCTTCCAGCAGGCCGGCGTCTCGTTGCCGCACTCCAGCCAGGCGCAGGCCAACGGCGGTCAGCCGGTGGCGCTGTCCGATCTGCAGCCCGGCGACGTGGTGACCTTCTATTCCGACGCGTCGCATAGCGGCATCTACGTCGGTGACGGCATGGTGATCCATTCCTCCACGTACGGCGTGCCGGTGCGGGTGGTGCCGATGAACTCCGCAGGCCCGATTCACGACGCCCGCCGTTACTGATCGGCCCGCGCGGGGACAATCCCGTCGGCGGCGCCGATGGCTTCCGATCCTGCTGGCCTGGGTTTTTGTCGTCGAGATCGTGGTGGCGGCCGCCGTGCCGCTGGACGCCCGCGAGGCACGGATGAGACCCGCACAGCTGGTCGCGCCCGCACCCAGCCAACCGAGCGCCGGGCGGGCGCCCCTGATCGTCGGTGACCGCCAGGTCCGGTTGATCGGCC
This window of the Mycobacterium sp. 050128 genome carries:
- the qcrC gene encoding cytochrome bc1 complex diheme cytochrome c subunit; translation: MKKLGFTRSRGRKPQSQPRKKALQEQSRRRLRRRLSGGLLLMIALTISGGLAAVLTPTPQVAVADESNSALLRNGKQLFDTSCVSCHGANLQGVPDHGPSLIGVGEAAVYFQVSSGRMPAMRGEAQAPRKAPIFDEAQIDAIGAYVQANGGGPTVVRNPDGSIAMRSLRGDDLGRGGDLFRLNCASCHNFTGKGGALSSGKFAPDLGEANEQQILTAMLTGPQNMPKFDDRQLSFEAKKDIIGYVKNVTEERSPGGYGLGGFGPAPEGMAAWIIGMVAAIALALWIGARA
- the ctaE gene encoding aa3-type cytochrome oxidase subunit III, whose protein sequence is MTSAVGTSGTAITSRVHSLNRPNMVSVGTIVWLSSELMFFAGLFAFYFTARAQAGGNWPPPPTELNLYQAVPVTLVLIASSFTCQMGVFAAERGDVFGLRRWYVVTFLMGLFFVLGQAYEYFHLATHGTTIHGSAYGSVFYLATGFHGLHVTGGLIAFIFLLARTGMTKFTPAQATASIVVSYYWHFVDIVWIALFTVIYFIR
- the trpD gene encoding anthranilate phosphoribosyltransferase codes for the protein MALSPEAPSPRAFSASAPGATPTWPQLLGRLTDGQNLARGQAAWAMDQIMTGNARPAQIAAFAVAMKMKVPTAAEVSELAEVMLSHARRIPAEAIRGDAVDIVGTGGDGVNTVNLSTMAAIVVAAAGVPVVKHGNRAASSLSGGADTLEALGVRIDLGPDQVARSLAEVGIGFCFAPTFHPSYRHASAVRREIGIPTVFNLLGPLTNPALPRAGLIGCAFANLAEVMAGVFAARRASVLVVHGDDGLDELTTTTTSTIWRVQAGTVDKLTFDPAGFGFARADLDQLLGGDANANAEEVRAVLGGATGAVRDAVVLNAAGAIVAHAGLSSRAEWLPAWEDGLQRAGAAIDSGAAEQLLARWVRFSQQA
- the ripC gene encoding peptidoglycan hydrolase RipC, which codes for MSFGSVHLISSVITRSVIGTLAGLMVLSGVCAANVSADPADDALAKLTELSRQAEQTTEAMHSAQLDLNEKVAAQQAADKKHSDDQAAVDGARARLASFQSAVNKLAAATYMGGRVDGMEAMLTAQSPQGLIDKLAVQRVMATQMSTQMASFRLAGEQAARAEQASAKSAADAKSAAEQAAAVRASLQSKQSQLQVQIAVVKSQYVSLTPQQRTALADPGQLPAAAPAPGAPEPDALPPGAPPAPGAFPPGDAPPPGGMLPGMPMPGMAPGGPGGDRASVVQAALTQVGTPYSWGGAAPGGFDCSGLVMWAFQQAGVSLPHSSQAQANGGQPVALSDLQPGDVVTFYSDASHSGIYVGDGMVIHSSTYGVPVRVVPMNSAGPIHDARRY